One window from the genome of Salvia miltiorrhiza cultivar Shanhuang (shh) chromosome 7, IMPLAD_Smil_shh, whole genome shotgun sequence encodes:
- the LOC130995551 gene encoding uncharacterized protein LOC130995551 translates to MANIAKLEFIALDISGKNYMSWTLDADIHLISRGLGETIKEGNKASDQDRAKALIFLRHHLHDDLKTEYLTVKDPQELWMNLKDRFDHQKTVVLPKARYEWMHLRLQDFKSQQYRERGFKKYSELIACLLVAEQNNELLLKNHALRPTGSAALPEANATFNHDNGRGRGNPRGRGRGRGRGYGRGRGRGKPHDATFSNKKHKASNEHNSYKKEGECQRCGMTGHWARTCRTAKHLADLYQDSIKGKGKKESNNVDFDGPIDTTHLDVSDFFYDPKGDNIDQLIGGGVLEDNNMDTV, encoded by the exons ATGGCAAACATAGCCAAACTTGAGTTCATCGCCCTTGACATCTCGGGCAAGAATTACATGTCATGGACTCTTGATGCTGATATTCACCTAATCTCAAGGGGTCTAGGAGAAACTATCAAAGAAGGAAACAAAGCGTCCGACCAGGATCGCGCTAAGGCACTAATATTCCTTCGTCATCACCTTCATGATGACCTTAAGACAGAGTATCTGACTGTCAAAGATCCACAAGAATTGTGGATGAACCTCAAAGACAGGTTTGATCATCAAAAGACTGTCGTCCTTCCTAAAGCTCGTTACGAGTGGATGCATCTAAGACTGCAAGACTTTAAGTCT CAACAATATAGAGAGCGGGGTTTCAAAAAGTATTCAGAATTAATAGCTTGTTTGTTGGTTGCCGAGCAAAATAATGAATTGCTCTTGAAAAATCACGCACTCCGCCCCACCGGTTCCGCTGCATTGCCTGAAGCCAATGCAACTTTCAACCATGATAATGGACGTGGTCGTGGGAACCCACGTGGACGTGGGCGTGGACGTGGACGTGGATATGGTCGTGGTCGTGGACGCGGTAAACCACATGATGCAACCTTTAGCAACAAAAAGCATAAAGCATCCAACGAGCACAATTCATACAAAAAGGAAGGTGAATGCCAAAGGTGTGGTATGACAGGACATTGGGCACGTACTTGCCGAACAGCAAAACACCTTGCAGATCTATATCAAGATTCAATCAAGGGAAAAGGCAAGAAGGAGTCCAATAATGTTGACTTTGACGGTCCAATTGATACTACTCATTTAGATGTCTCCGACTTCTTTTATGACCCAAAAGGAGATAATATAGATCAATTGATCGGTGGTGGTGTGCTTGAAGATAATAATATGGACACTGTTTAg
- the LOC130995552 gene encoding protein WVD2-like 7 produces MGESAAWLVRSFSQPSPTSEEEKKGNPIDRALTASVSFGRFMSESLDWEKWSAFTNNRYLEEVEKYSKPGSVAAKKAYFEAHFKRRRAAALLEQQNAAACTFSETENTEAKIDDNSSLDLGIKEAGIQSSEPAIPSGQSGNHDTSFERTLEDTKRGATETAMKPLANHLKHDVCIVDTVSKKEDTTRNKDDSAIGNPASGQKIPKAPSAKMLIKGVGCKCSPSVEPIIPVQLKNSEKSPESKRNSTDSSNKRRSYLTSLHMSINLASRSGATQNDISSGLPKIENSRVIRAPAKKYKNSSPQTSTRASVSGLIKHFSVAPTPENRRTVRSRGDSISEAKTADDKVQSPSSNYPKSSNLFGNKARLPTVPSSFTFKSEERAVKRREFFQMLEQKAKLKEKHQMHAKPQVTGKSNDKDIHNSIALEASKGAEAPPLRNITKKIPTARPCFPKIEERAAAFKVQDSNIVKPPWRFSVKTEGSKDLTAKNSRPPSHSTKCLPKKIMNENASPNIQL; encoded by the exons ATGGGGGAATCTGCTGCGTGGCTCGTGCGCTCATTTTCTCAGCCTTCTCCTACATccgaagaagaaaaaaag GGGAACCCGATAGATCGGGCCCTAACAGCATCAGTATCCTTTGGAAGGTTCATGTCTGAATCGTTAGACTGGGAAAAATGGTCAGCTTTTACTAACAACCGATACTTGGAGGAAGTTGAGAAGTATTCGAAGCCTGGTTCTGTTGCTGCGAAGAAAGCTTACTTTGAAGCTCATTTCAAGAGAAGGAGAGCTGCAGCATTGCTTGAGCAGCAAAATGCAGCAGCTTGCACCTTCTCTGAAACAGAAAATACAGAAGCTAAGATTGACGACAATTCATCCTTGGATTTGGGTATTAAGGAAGCAGGGATTCAGAGTAGTGAGCCAGCCATTCCCTCTGGACAGAGTGGTAACCATGATACTTCATTCGAAAGAACTTTAGAAGACACTAAGCGTGGAGCAACTGAAACAGCCATGAAGCCACTTGCTAACCATCTCAAACATGATGTGTGCATTGTGGATACAGTGTCCAAGAAAGAGGATACCACACGCAACAAG GATGATTCTGCTATAGGAAACCCGGCATCAGGTCAGAAGATACCCAAAGCTCCTTCTGCTAAGATGCTGATAAAAGGGGTTGGTTGCAAGTGTTCACCTTCAGTGGAACCGATAATACCTGTTCAACTCAAGAATAGTGAAAAGTCACCAGAGAGCAAGCGTAATTCGACGGACTCAAGCAACAAAAGGAGATCCTACCTAACATCCCTTCACATGTCCATTAATCTTGCTTCTCGTTCAGGTGCAACCCAAAATGACATATCTTCTGGTCTACCAAAGATTGAAAACTCAAGAGTCATCCGAGCTCCAGCCAAGAAATATAAAAACAGCTCGCCTCAAACTTCAACTAGG GCATCTGTGAGTGGTCTAATCAAGCATTTTTCAGTAGCACCTACACCAGAAAACAGAAG GACTGTGAGATCACGTGGTGATTCAATTTCAGAAGCCAAAACAGCAGATGATAAAGTTCAGTCCCCATCCTCAAA CTATCCCAAGTCTTCGAATTTATTTGGAAACAAAGCACGGCTACCGACTGTGCCTTCGTCCTTCACATTTAAGAGTGAAGAAAGAGCAGTAAAACGGAGAGAG TTTTTTCAAATGCTCGAGCAGAAAGCAAAATTGAAGGAGAAACATCAAATGCATGCAAAACCACAG GTCACTGGAAAAAGTAATGATAAGGATATTCACAACTCCATTGCACTCGAAGCATCAAAAGGAGCAGAGGCTCCTCCCTTAAGAAACATAACAAAAAAG ATTCCAACCGCGAGACCTTGTTTTCCAAAAATTGAAGAAAGAGCTGCTGCTTTCAAAGTTCAGGACAGTAACATTGTAAAACCTCCTTGGAGATTCTCAGTGAAGACAGAAGGGTCCAAGGATTTAACTGCAAAGAACAGCAGGCCGCCAAGCCATTCTACAAAATGTCTGCCAAAGAAGATTATGAATGAAAATGCTTCTCCAAACATCCAGCTTTGA
- the LOC130995554 gene encoding uncharacterized protein LOC130995554, with protein sequence MSSLGTSKGVLEIAKFALYVTVPIGMMYFFASNTKNLQKVMGNRNYVVYPPEAPRPPSPEEMREMAREIARNRNKQ encoded by the exons ATGTCGTCTTTGGGTACATCAAAAGGGGTTTTAGAGATTGCCAAATTTGCATTGTACGTCACCGTTCCGATCGGGATGATGTACTTCTTCGCCAGCAATACCAAGAATCTCCAGAAAGTTATGGGAAAT CGCAATTATGTGGTCTATCCGCCTGAAGCACCACGGCCGCCATCCCCTGAGGAAATGAGGGAGATGGCTAGGGAAATAGCTCGCAATAGAAACAAGCAGTGA
- the LOC130995553 gene encoding protein HHL1, chloroplastic: MEVAMSVNPVVRLPLSSHGRMHDDSVIRHSLFTTRRATSTNPKPHRLMVVEAKGKKGMASRQYQRTPPPPLPKLEDDGNPKFVVFIRMANVYLWYPLNIVTGGTTAKIMVAAKDNFLGKYIYKDTLARNLASVIYRDEKEIQKMAQKQFRVLRSATDFRYGYKLVENNNLRAALAANDVIELPRPEELKTVVDKVKDFFGEAKESFGKMTFLNTGDDSSEQEDTKEASIEKSKEKSPVKS; the protein is encoded by the exons ATGGAGGTAGCGATGTCTGTGAACCCAGTGGTGCGATTGCCCTTATCCTCCCATGGAAGAATGCACGACGATTCAGTGATAAGACACTCACTGTTTACGACAAGAAGAGCAACCTCAACAAATCCAAAGCCTCATAGATTGATGGTAGTTGAAGCTAAAGGCAAGAAAGGAATGGCTTCTAGACAGTACCAGCGCACGCCCCCACCCCCTCTTCCCAAGCTTGAAGATGATGGCAACCCCAAGTTCGTCGTCTTCATTCGCATGGCGAAC GTTTACCTTTGGTATCCTCTTAATATTGTGACTGGTGGGACAACAGCGAAAATCATGGTAGCTGCAAAGGATAATTTTCTTGGCAAATACATATACAAAGACACTCTAGCTAGGAATCTTGCATCAGTCATTTATCGA GATGAAAAGGAAATACAGAAGATGGCTCAGAAACAGTTTCGTGTATTGCGGTCTGCCACTGATTTCCGATATGGCTACAAACTTGTT GAAAACAACAATCTGCGGGCTGCGCTAGCTGCAAATGATGTCATTGAG CTTCCCAGGCCGGAAGAACTCAAAACTGTCGTTGACAAGGTGAAGGACTTCTTTGGTGAGGCCAAAGAATCTTTCGGGAAGATGACATTCTTGAACACGGGAGATGATTCGTCGGAACAGGAAGATACTAAAGAAGCTTCTATAGAAAAATCCAAGGAAAAATCTCC GGTGAAAAGCTGA
- the LOC130995550 gene encoding two-component response regulator ARR11-like: MVLGSNSSTALRSDSFPAGLRVLVVDHDPAYLNILHKMLLKCKYEVSMCNSAQESLDVLGKQKDGFDIVISDAKVADVDDFNFLEQVVHKMNIPVIVMSEDGDPSRMMKGVEHGACEYLQKPIRTRELRNIWQHVFRKRIHEIKCVEPKQDPTPHNSDANNIVIANKRKDHDNTTHDPTTLKKPRVVWTFDLHQKFVKAVNRVGLEKVGPKKILELMEVPWLTRENVASHLQKYRLYISRVQKENEVNAAACNEVKLSDFPSNSVSLQQKIVINGIHHNHSRMPVPMPMADDPPLPPSRMDVSKIQAHYTWPNGDLNPHFQPDHPFPLPLAIRREDQPIEANLSSKNRSYAIGTDHALLSVTQHLRHSHDVPLPRYDQDQNLHNSMESSFKNMNMIVGTGSSSAPLNAELNAYSSSSDHIYHLHNPHQLVSFGCTNLLPTDHVPPELYDFQKFEDEYDCNAQQTNQGLYFR, from the exons ATGGTGTTGGGATCAAATAGTAGTACTGCTTTGCGGTCCGATTCTTTCCCTGCGGGTCTTCGGGTTCTCGTTGTCGATCACGATCCTGCCTACTTGAATATTCTTCACAAGATGCTCCTCAAGTGCAAGTATGAAG TAAGCATGTGTAATTCAGCACAAGAATCATTGGATGTGCTTGGGAAACAAAAAGATGGATTTGATATAGTAATAAGTGATGCGAAGGTGGCGGACGTGGATGATTTCAACTTTTTGGAACAAGTTGTTCATAAAATGAATATTCCGGTTATAG TGATGTCTGAGGATGGAGATCCAAGCAGGATGATGAAAGGGGTTGAGCATGGCGCGTGCGAGTACCTTCAGAAACCCATAAGAACGAGGGAGCTTCGCAACATATGGCAGCATGTGTTTAGGAAGAGAATACACGAGATCAAGTGTGTTGAACCAAAACAAGACCCAACTCCACATAACTCCGATGCCAATAATATTGTCATCGCTAACAAAAGAAAAGATCATGATAACACCACACATGATCCTACCACTCTCAAGAAACCTAGGGTCGTTTGGACCTTCGATCTTCATCAAAAGTTTGTCAAAGCTGTCAACCGCGTTGGATTGGAAA AAGTTGGCCCCAAGAAAATACTTGAGTTGATGGAAGTGCCATGGTTAACAAGAGAGAATGTTGCTAGCCACTTGCAG AAGTATAGGCTGTATATAAGCAGGGTGCAAAAAGAAAATGAGGTAAACGCAGCGGCGTGTAATGAAGTGAAGCTCTCAGATTTTCCTTCAAACTCAGTCAGTCTGCAGCAGAAGATCGTGATCAACGGTATCCACCACAACCACAGCAGAATGCCAGTGCCAATGCCAATGGCAGATGATCCTCCTCTTCCTCCCTCAAGAATGGACGTGTCCAAGATCCAAGCGCACTACACTTGGCCGAATGGAGACTTGAATCCCCATTTCCAGCCCGACCATCCCTTCCCACTCCCACTCGCTATAAGGAGGGAAGATCAACCAATAGAAGCTAACTTGTCAAGCAAGAACAGAAGCTACGCCATTGGAACCGATCACGCTTTGCTCTCCGTCACACAGCATTTGAGGCATTCACACGACGTCCCACTTCCACGCTACGACCAAGACCAGAATCTGCACAACAGTATGGAATCATCCTTCAAGAACATGAACATGATTGTGGGAACAGGATCATCATCAGCCCCTCTTAATGCGGAACTCAATGCTTATTCCTCTTCAAGTGATCACATCTACCATCTGCACAATCCTCATCAACTTGTTAGCTTTGGTTGCACCAATCTCCTTCCTACCGATCATGTTCCGCCGGAACTCTACGATTTTCAAAAGTTTGAGGATGAGTACGATTGCAATGCACAACAGACCAATCAAGGACTGTATTTTCGATGA